The Alnus glutinosa chromosome 7, dhAlnGlut1.1, whole genome shotgun sequence genome includes a region encoding these proteins:
- the LOC133873052 gene encoding leucine-rich repeat receptor-like protein kinase PXC1: protein MKKNPYPLLLALAFALDFLSLSLSLPNDTDALTRFRLQTDAHGELQSNWSGGDACAAAWLGVRCSSHHSRVIALSLPSLNLRGPLGSLAQLDQLRFIDLHNNRMNGTVLPLTNCTNLKLLYLSGNDLSGGIPPEISSLQRLLRLDISDNNLRGPIPKQLTSLTGLLTLRLQNNALSGVVPDLSVSLVNLKELNLTRNELYGRLPDGLLRKFGEKSFSGNEGLCGSSPLANCSFTDVLPASASSQTTVPSNPSSFPQAPATSQSKGRSRKGLSTGAIVAIAVANCVALLVIVSFVVAHYCARDRSFSSSMTGSESGKRRRSSYGGSEKKVYANNGGGDSSDGTNATDRSKLVFFDRKKFELEDLLRASAEMLGKGSLGTVYKAVLDDGGVMAVKRLKDANPCARTDFEQYMDVIGKLKHQNIVRFRAYYYAKEEKLLVYDYLPNGSLHSLLHGNRGPGRIPLDWTTRISLVLGAARGLAKIHEEYSISKIPHGNVKSSNVLLDKNGVACISDFGLSLLLNPVHAIARLGGYRAPEQAEVKRLSQKADVYSFGVLLLEVLTGRAPSQYPSPTRPRADEEEQAVDLPKWVRSVVKEEWTAEVFDQELLRYKNIEEELVSMLHVALACVVPQPEKRPTMVEVAKMIEDIRVEQSPLGDDYDESRNSLSPSLATTEDGLP from the exons ATGAAGAAAAATCCTTATCCCTTACTCTTAGCCTTAGCCTTTGCCTTGGACTtcctttccctctctctctctctaccaaACGACACAGACGCACTCACCCGCTTTCGCCTCCAGACCGACGCCCACGGTGAGCTCCAGTCCAACTGGAGCGGCGGCGACGCCTGCGCCGCTGCATGGCTTGGTGTCCGCTGCTCCTCACACCACAGCCGAGTCATTGCTCTCTCACTCCCTTCGCTCAACCTCCGCGGCCCGCTCGGCTCTCTCGCCCAGCTCGACCAGCTCCGCTTTATAGACCTCCACAACAACCGAATGAACGGCACCGTTTTACCCCTCACCAACTGCACCAACCTCAAGCTCCTCTACCTCTCGGGCAACGACCTCTCCGGCGGGATCCCACCGGAGATATCCTCCCTCCAGCGCCTCCTCCGCCTCGACATATCCGACAACAACCTCCGAGGCCCGATTCCGAAACAATTGACTTCCTTGACTGGGCTCCTCACGCTTCGGTTGCAGAACAACGCGCTCTCTGGGGTGGTTCCCgacctctctgtctctctggtGAACCTCAAGGAGCTGAACCTGACGAGAAATGAGCTGTACGGTCGGTTACCGGACGGATTGCTGAGAAAATTCGGCGAAAAAAGCTTTTCCGGGAACGAAGGGCTATGTGGGTCGAGCCCGTTAGCGAATTGCTCGTTCACAGATGTTCTTCCGGCGTCGGCTTCGTCTCAGACGACAGTGCCGTCGAACCCGAGCTCGTTTCCCCAAGCGCCTGCGACAAGTCAAAGCAAAGGAAGATCGCGAAAGGGGCTGAGCACCGGTGCAATAGTGGCGATTGCGGTAGCGAACTGCGTGGCGTTGCTAGTGATCGTGTCGTTCGTGGTGGCGCATTACTGCGCGAGAGACCGGAGCTTCTCGAGCTCGATGACCGGGAGCGAGAGtgggaagaggaggaggagcagCTATGGTGGGAGTGAGAAGAAAGTGTATGCGAACAATGGAGGTGGAGATAGTAGCGATGGGACTAACGCTACGGACCGAAGTAAGCTCGTGTTCTTCGACAGGAAGAAGTTTGAGCTGGAGGATTTGCTGCGTGCGTCGGCGGAGATGCTTGGGAAGGGGAGCTTGGGGACGGTGTACAAGGCGGTTCTCGATGACGGGGGCGTCATGGCGGTGAAGCGGCTCAAGGACGCGAACCCGTGTGCGAGGACGGATTTTGAGCAGTATATGGATGTGATTGGGAAGCTCAAGCACCAAAATATTGTGAGGTTTAGAGCTTATTACTATGCCAAGGAGGAGAAGCTTCTTGTCTATGATTATCTTCCCAATGGGAGCTTGCATTCACTTCTTCATG GGAATCGGGGTCCCGGGAGAATTCCTTTGGATTGGACTACGAGGATCAGCTTGGTGCTAGGAGCGGCTCGAGGGCTTGCAAAAATTCATGAAGAGTACAGCATATCGAAAATACCTCATGGGAATGTGAAATCTTCGAATGTGCTCCTTGACAAGAATGGCGTGGCTTGCATTTCTGATTTTGGACTCTCGTTGCTTCTAAACCCCGTTCATGCCATTGCAAGATTAGGAGGCTACAGGGCTCCTGAACAAGCAGAGGTCAAGAGGCTGTCTCAAAAGGCAGATGTGTACAGTTTCGGGGTCTTGTTGCTGGAGGTTCTTACAGGGAGAGCTCCATCCCAGTACCCTTCACCGACTCGGCCACGAGCCGACGAGGAGGAACAGGCTGTGGACCTTCCCAAATGGGTTCGATCGGTTGTGAAGGAAGAGTGGACCGCTGAAGTGTTCGATCAGGAGCTTTTAAGGTATAAGAACATTGAGGAAGAGCTTGTGTCGATGCTTCATGTGGCGTTGGCCTGTGTGGTGCCACAGCCTGAGAAGAGGCCAACAATGGTGGAAGTGGCAAAGATGATAGAGGACATCAGGGTGGAGCAGTCCCCTCTTGGGGACGATTACGATGAATCGCGCAATTCACTTTCGCCTTCGCTTGCCACCACTGAAGATGGCCTGCCTTGA